The window AGGCTCTGTTGGCGGttctggggagggagaggcagcCAGGGGATCCTTCTTGGAGCTGCAATGGTGGGATGTGGGAGGTTTGTGTATCCCAGCCTCTGGGGTGAGAGCTGCTTCCAGCCAAGGAAGCacaaacattttccattcccATGTTGATAAGAGGGTTCATGGAGGGGACGATGGGGTTTGGCCTGGTGAAGAGCAGGAATTGGCATCACAGCCACCATGGAGCTCAACACCCTAGGCCAAGCAAGGTGGGGCTGAGGCAGCACTGGTAAAGGAGGGAAGGACTCCAAGGAGGTGGGGTCCATGCTCTGACCCTCAGCAAAGGGAGAAGTGGCTGCTACAGAGCAGTGGTGGGGCTGGCAGGTCCCACAAGGCAGTTTTCCTCCGCAGCAGAGACCATGGACCACTTCAGATGGttttggtggcctcctctgggccTGCTCTACAAGCTCCATGTCTGtgctgggatgagctggaggcagctccagAAGGGTCTCAGGAAAGCAGAACAGAGCGGAGAAAgcatccccttcctcccctgttGCCACTCCACTGGGTTAAGGCCAGGACACACTTGGCTTCCTGGGCTGCCAGTGCCCATGGGCAGGTCATGTCCCATTTGTCACCCACCAGAGCTCCCAGTTCTCTTCCACAGGgtgccatccatccatccatccatccatccatccatccatccatccctccatccctccatccattcatccatccatccctccatccattcatccatccatcatccatccatccattcatcatCCATCCAGCCAGCCAGtcaaccatccatccatccctccatccatccatccctccatccatccatccatccctccatccatccatccatccctccatccatccatccctccatccctccatccctccatccctccatccatccctccatccatccatccatccctccatccatccatccctccatccatccatccatccctccatccatccatccctccatccatccctccatccatccatccatctatccctccatccctccatctatccctccatccctcatccctccctccatccacccGTTCCCGGTCTGTGCTGGCCCTGGGGATGGCCCTGCCCCAGGTCCCCGGCCCTGCCCTCAGCTGGGCTGGATCAGCCCAAGGGCTCTGAGGGCAGGAGATGgaggggatgcaggggcaggggtggggtATTGGGGTGCAGGTGGGATAATGGGGTGCAGGTGGATGATGCCCActgggaggcagctggagatgcagcccatccatccctgcactgctctgcccagccctcctgctcctccacccCAGCAGCTTCTGGGGGACCCGAGCAGGGGTGACAGGGCACGGGTACTGGTGGTGTCTCCAGCCAGGGCTCCCCCACTGCGGGGGGACTCAAGGgtgcccaggggcagcaggtAGAGGgcaatcccatcccagctcaggctctgctctccccactCCCATCCCAGCCTCACAGCAGGAGAACCCAGCACCCCAAAGCATGTGAGAGGGGGAGACCCCCTCCTTGTGCCCcctcatcccagagctggatccCAAGGGGCTCTCCCACCACGCCCCaagctgggtgtccctgtgagTGCAGCACAAACCCCCCACTATCCATTTTGAGCCTTTTCCAAGGGGACAGGAACTGGGATCAGAAGGCCACAGCACAGGCCACCACCAGCCTCAGAATGTGGGTGCCCAGTGCTgtggggtgcccagggctgtggggtgcccagggatgagggatgcccagggctgtggggtgccCCCATTCAGTAGAAGCCACATGAGGTTGCAGACAAGCCAGGTCAGCCATATTTATTGAGAACAATTGTGGagggataaaaatatttccactaCTCTATAAGAATTTATAAACCTATACTCTCTGATCCGTTAATAAACGCCTCTAGGACCGTCATGCCAGGGGAGGGGCTTCTGTAAGAAAAtagcaagattaaaaaaaggaaagcgCTAAATATTCCCTGCGGGGCCCTGCCCAAGGAGGCCCTGCCCATGGGGGCCTTGGGGCCCCCCGctggcacagggacatgggggacGCAGGCCAGATGTTGCCCTGGcaccctgcagcccccaccccCGAGcctcagctgggcacagcccccaccagccacatcccacctgggggaCCCCAGCTTGGGGGCCTTGATGGGCACAGGACACATCTCCACACCAGCAAGTTCCCAGtgatcccactgatcccaccATTCCAGTGATCCCACTGTTCCCAGTCCTGCCTGCATCCTCACCATCCCCTGTGGGCTTTCCCATACCCAGGAGGGGGTTTGGATCCATctccccagggatgctgtgaGAGGTGGCCAGGGCtcaccctggggacacacagTGGGGCTTTGCAGGGAGCAACACAGCTGGGGACATccttggggacacagggacactacacagagccctgcagggtggTGACATGGCTGGGGACATcccagggggacacagggatgcgACATAGCTCTGTGGGAAAGCAACACGGATGGGGACAGTCTGGGGGGACAAGCTGGGGGGACAAGCTGCAGTGCTCTGTAGGGCAACAACACCAACCAGGACGTGGTGGAGAACATGGGGACAccacgggggacacggggacacgcaGCAGTGCTTCGCTGTGAAGCAACATGGATGGGGATATCCTTGGAGAATacacagggctgctgtgccaagaagcagcagggacagggacatcctgGGCACACAGAGACACCACAGACAAGCAAGTGGCAGCTGGGGCCGAAATTCCAGGCAGGGCCGGTGCTGTTGCCATGGGGTGAGAGGTGCCATGGGCACAGGACACTCATTATTGCTTTACAGGGCCAACATCATGGCAGCTGGGGGTGCCCAGCCTCTGATTTGGGACTCAAGGGACTTTTCCCTGGGGCCATTGATTCCCCAATGCTCTCcgtgccacagccctgctgtcacTCAGTGGGGACAGGGTGAGGACACAGGGCTGGACACCGACAAGCTTCAGTCCCCTGCACTGGTGTTGGCATGGCAGCTGTCCCTCtgacccctctgtcccctgtggtccccaggagctgctgtccctccACGCCAGCCAAGGCCAGGGGAACAGCCCTGTTCCCCACAGCGGGGCAGCTGGGGCCTTTGGGGGGCTGCCACCAGTGcccccctttcctcttcccttagGCCAGGGCCAAGCTGAACATAAAGGCTGTAAGCTGAGAGCCcggggtgacacagggacaaGGGACACGCTGTGGGGACCAGGCTGGCCAGGGCCCTCCCCAGAGCTGTGGAGAAACGGGAAACCAAAACTTGGGGGACCAAGATGTCCCCAGTGAGGTggaagggactggagcaggGGACCCCGGGTTGGGTGCcctgtccctcactgtcccctcgcCGTCCCCTCGTGCCCCCACGGGCGCTGGGCGCTTGGATAAGGCGATGCCGCAGCTCAGGGTGGTGGGTGAGTGTTGGTACCGAGTctggcagcggggccgggcaggtGGAGCGTGATGTAAACATTTCTGATCTggggccaggagcaggaggaggaggaggagcggggcaggaggagggacgGGCTAGTGCGAGTCCTTCATCTGCTTCTGGATTTTCTGGAGCATCTCCTGCATCCGCCGCagctggaagggagcagagccGGGATCGTGGACGGTGCCAAGCCCCAGGCACGCAGCTCCCGTGCAAATGGGGCTCGGGCTGAGCATCCCAGACAAACTGAGATCGCCAAGAGCTGGGCAAGGGGGAACCCTTGGATGCACCTCCAGACCCTGCTCgttggagcagcagcagctggcaggctGCAGGAAGGGTGGCTCCTGAGGGCTGTGCCATCACCGCGGCTGGAGGGAGCGGAGATGGGGTTTGGGAGCTCAGCCCGCCCCACACTCACCTCCTCATCCTTCTCCCGGATGAGCTTCTCCGTCTCCACATCTGGCACCGGGGGGATCACGGGGATGGGGAAGTCTGTCCCGCTCTCCCGGGTCAGCTTGCTGTGGACAGAGAGAGGAGGTGAgggtgctgccccagcccctccggGGACATTCCCCCGTGGATGCCCCAACCCCCACAGGTGCCCAGAACCCCCTGCACGGCCCCTAGGCCCCATGCCCACCATCAGAGTGGCTTTTCCCCAGCAGGGGAGATGTGAGCAGTTCCAGGCAAACCTCAGCACCCTCAACCTGCCACTCATGAACCAAGGGGGGACCCAGGGACTTCCTCCACAGCCTCCCGATTTGGGGAGAATCTCACTGGGGTTGGGCTCTCCTGGGCTTGtattttccctgctgctttaAAACTTCAAAACCTCGGCATCTCCACTCCGTCCCCTGGTCTCAGGAAGGGGTCTCCAGGCACTCCACTGCCCTGCCAGACCCAGGGATGCTCCACACCCTTTTCCCGAGCTCTGCCCCCATTCAAGCCCGCTCCTGCTGGAGAGAGCCGCGAGCATCCCCCCGAGGCCATGGCACCACGCAGGACCAGGGCCAGCCCAGCCGATGGCTTCTCCCATGCGCACGTCCCTGGGAGGGACCAGCTCTCCCAGCCGTCCCTGTGGATGCCACGTGCCACCCCAGCGGGTGACAAGGCCGGGACACCAACGGCGGCCAGCAGGGTCGCGTGCTGCCGTGTGCCACCGCCACGTGCCACCGCCAGCGCAGCCCCCCCGGCAAAGGGGTGATGGACACGGGTGCGGGGCGGGCAGAACAGGCCATCCCCACCCCACGGGTCCTACTGGGCcaggggctgggccaggccagggTTTGGCCGCCTCGGGAGCCGCTTTGGAAGACGCTGCCGTTGTCTCGGCTCTCGCCGTGGGGGACGTGAGGAACACGTGGAGTCAGGAGCACGTGGAGCCCCTGATGGCCTTGGCAGCAGCACGAGACCGGAGCAGGGCACCAGCAGTGGGGTGAGCAGCAAAGGCTCTCAGCACCCCAAAATCACGTCCCCAGGAGGGCAGCGTGATGGGGGCATCCTTCCCTTGGGCAGCCCCGGGGGCTCAGTGCCACCAAACAGTGACGCATCCCCCAAACCTGGGGGAGCCGGGGTGACACCACCGGCACACAGCGTTCTTTGGCAGAGCAGCTTGTGTGGGGCACGAGTGGGTGGCCACGGGGCCAGAGTGGGTGTCCACAGGGCTGGCTCACCTCGAGGGCGGCTGCCTGGCCCTGGCACGGGCACAGAAGGACCAAGACAGTGTTGGGTACCAACAAGCACTTTATAGAGGGGCCGGGgggggcaggggtggcagggggggctgggggtggcagagggagctgggcgGGGCCCAGTGCAGCCCCGGGCGGTCCCGGCTCAGTCGGCGGAGCAGTTCCCGCAGCACAGCCGCAGCACGGAGGGATGGCTCCTGCCCCGGGGCACACAGGGAGAGACACTTAGAGGTGCCTAGAGAGGTGCCTAtagccacagcacagctccagccccccAGGAGCCACAGGGTCTCCACTCATTCCCACACTGCTCCAACTCCCAGCTGGAGGGTCTCACTAGGGACCCTGCTTGGGGGGGCTCCCTCAGCACCTCGGGGTGGCTGAAGCGGATGTGGGTGCTGTGTTTGGCTGATCTGTGAGCAAAGCCTCAGCCTTTGTCGGGCTCCTGCTGTAGTGCTGGAGCATGCTGGGGCGCAAGGGTCCCCTCCCTGTTGGAGCATCcccccacagccagccccagggGGATGCAGGATCCCCCTCAGTGCTGAAGCATCCCCCAAGACACAGCCAGCCCAGGGGGGACACAGGGTCCCCCTTGCTGCCAGAGCACACCCCtggcccccagccccggcccttGGGGGCACGTGGGGTCCCCTTCACTGCTGGAATATGCCCCTCaaaccagccccagctctggggagatCCAGGGTGCCCCTCACTACCAGAGCATCCCCCCAGCCACCCTGGGGTCACAGGGTGCCCCTCACTGCTGGAGCATCCcccccaggcactgccagcccaAGGGCACAGGAGGGGCCCGTCACCACACTGGGGCTCCCCAGCCGGCCCCGGGGCTCCCCGGCACGGATCCACGCACAGCCCTGACCCGCCGACACCCCACTTGCAGCGGGTGGGGTCACCCCGAAGCGAGGAGCCCCCCGTTCCGGcccggccccagccctgccccgtaCTTGCGGTTGCGCTCCTTGACCACCATGCGGGTCATGCTCTGGATGCACTGCGTGCGGTAGTTCTCGTAGTGCGTCTCCCGCGTCACGTCCTTGAGGTCCTGCATGTGCGTCCTCACCAGCATCGTGCGCAGCTTCACGAAGTCGCAGTGGGACGGGTTCTCCACTGCGGGGGAGGCAGGCTCAGGGGGCCACGGCCAGGGTCCCacccgccccggggccgccgtGGGCGCACCGCGTCCCCGTCCCCAAGGCCGGGGGCTGCCGGGGACAGCCCAGCGTTACCTTCCACGATGCCCCAGGGGTAGAGGCGCCCGCGGACGCGCCGGCCCTTGGCCTCCACCACCGTGTTGCTGCCGATGACGGCAAAGGGGATGCTCTCCTGTAAGGGCGTGGGGGGTCAGCAGGGCCCTGCCGTGACCCCCCACCTGCCAGGACCCGCATCCCTCCACGTGCCCTCCTCGGCTGTGTCCACTACCGTTTGCCAGGATATCCCAAGGGCCCGGCTGTGGAGAGCCCCAGTGGGACAGCAGAGGCCATGTCGCGGGTTTCTCCACCCAAGCCCTATTGCACCGAGCTGCAGGCGTCACCCATGGGATCTTGGTGACATGTCTGGGTAGTGAGAAATGTGCCAGCCCCTCCGTGTTGGAGAGCTTGCACGGCCCCAAAGAGCACAGCAGCTAACCCAGGGTGATGTGTCCTCCTGGCCACGGGGCTCTGCCCCTCCAGTGATGGAGCTAGAGGAGCCAGACCCACCTTCAGTGCCTGGTCCTGCAGCTTGAACTCCTCATCCTCGTCTGAGTCACACTCAGGGAATTGGTAGATGCGGATGCCATAGTGGTCAATCTCCTCCCGGATCTGGAGGCAAACAGCTCCCTGAGGGCAGGGCTCCGGCCTCGGGAAGAGCATAGGAGGCACCACACAGGGCCAATGGCCCCCAAAAGCCCTTTCCTTCCAGCCAGATGTCATGGACACCCCCCAGTCCTTccaacccccagctgagccctgggCAGATATGTCCTTGGTGGCCATGGGGGCAACATGGTCCCCTACAGTGCTTAGAGTCTGGAAAACGTTCCAGGGCAAATTCCAGGCAGGAGACGGATGGAGACCCCAGGGCACCCCTACGCCCAGGGACCTGCTGGGACATCTCCCAGCTGCCCCACCTCCCCTCACCTTGTTCTTCATGCGCTCCACCTCGGCAGGAGTCAGGGTgtcagccttggccagcacaGGCACGATGTTCACACGCTGGTGCAGAGCTCTCATGAACTCCACGTCCAGGGGCCGGAGCCTGCAGAGGGAGCCTGGTGAGCCCCGTCCCACAGAGACCCTGCCCAGCCCCCCCGGCAGCGCGGGCAGGGCCGCCCGTACCCGTGGCCGAAGGGCGAAATGAAGTAGATGCAACAGTGCACTCGGTTGTCCTGGATGTTTTTCCGGTTGAGGCCACTTTCGTCACGGAAATACTGCTCGAACTGCTGGTCGATGTAGTCGGCCACGggcttccagctgcagggacagcgaGGTGACACCGAGTCCTCCGTGGgacccccccacacacacactccctGTGGACCCCCAGCTCAATACCTCCCATGGTTCAGCACCTAAGCCCAGTGAGACATGGGAGGTGTCTGCCTTGGGGAGACCCCCACCCCTTGGCACTCAGCATCCCCCCAGCCCGGGGACAGTCCCCACCCCATGGCACTCAGCATCcccccagcctggggacagtgcCCACCCCATGGCACTCAGCATCCCCCCAGTCTGGGGACAGTCCCCACCCCATGGCACTCAGCATCcccccagcctggggacagtgcCCACCCCATGGCACTCAGCATCcccccagcctggggacagtCCCCACCCCATGGCACTCAGCATCCCCCCAGTCTGGGGACAGTGCCCACCCCATGGCACTCAGCATCCCCCCGGCCTGGGGACAGTCCCCACCCCATGGCACTCAGCATCTCACCCAGTCTGGGGACAGTGCCCACCCCATGGCACTCACCACTCAGTGTTGTTGACAGCGTCCCCAAAGCCCGGTGTGTCCACGATGGTCAGGCGCAGCTTGACCCCCTTCTCCTCGATGTCCACCACGTGCTTGGTGATCTCCACTGTCTGCGTGATGCGCTCTGTGGGTAGGGACACGCTACCAGGGGAGACACCAGGGATGGTGGGGGTGACATGGGGACATGCTGTGACCCCTGGGTGTCATCCCCCACCCGGGGGCTGGGTGACCCAGCTGGCTCAGCCCCGACACATGCCACGCTCCAGCCCAGGAGGGGATGCTCCATGCTGTGGTTCCCATATCCCCGTGGACCTGCACCCATCCCACGGTGGCTGTGCCACTGCCACCCCAGGAGCACAGCTCAGGCAGCACAGGGGTCTCCTGGGGCTGGgccttgctgcaggagcatttCAGGTGACCCCACAGCTCCAGACTGCATGCGCCCCTTCAACCCAGGACCCTCCGTGTCCCTGCATCTCCAAGGATGCTCCTACTGCATTGTGTGTTTTGGCTTTCACTCCAAGCAATGGAAACAAATCAAAGCAAACCTCTCTAACTCCTGGGGATTTAGGCAAGTTTGGgccattttaatttaaaaactggctgcagctgagctggcaCTGTGCCCCAGACCCTGACTGTCCCTAGCCTCccagaaatgctgcagctccagccaatCTCCAACAAGCCAGggcttgtttttcctgtggaaataaAGTCCCCGTGGGGAGTCCCCATCCTGTGCACGGGGGGTC of the Hirundo rustica isolate bHirRus1 chromosome 19, bHirRus1.pri.v3, whole genome shotgun sequence genome contains:
- the SEPTIN4 gene encoding LOW QUALITY PROTEIN: septin-4 (The sequence of the model RefSeq protein was modified relative to this genomic sequence to represent the inferred CDS: deleted 1 base in 1 codon) — protein: MATCPELQPGQEIKRFLKEDSDEAELTQFLRDCPPADSSRKVEAPEGRREPLGSVARVPPDEASDERDARIFSRSRPPDFQQHIAAPPPPSPNRPRSPWGQLDPYDSSEDDKEYVGFATLPNQVHRKSVKKGFDFTLMVAGESGLGKSTLVNSLFLTDMYRDRKLLNAEERITQTVEITKHVVDIEEKGVKLRLTIVDTPGFGDAVNNTECWKPVADYIDQQFEQYFRDESGLNRKNIQDNRVHCCIYFISPFGHGLRPLDVEFMRALHQRVNIVPVLAKADTLTPAEVERMKNKIREEIDHYGIRIYQFPECDSDEDEEFKLQDQALKESIPFAVIGSNTVVEAKGRRVRGRLYPWGIVEVENPSHCDFVKLRTMLVRTHMQDLKDVTRETHYENYRTQCIQSMTRMVVKERNRNKLTRESGTDFPIPVIPPVPDVETEKLIREKDEELRRMQEMLQKIQKQMKDSH